A window of Epinephelus fuscoguttatus linkage group LG24, E.fuscoguttatus.final_Chr_v1 contains these coding sequences:
- the mdh1b gene encoding putative malate dehydrogenase 1B isoform X2, giving the protein MAKFVLSGQTDCPLYAKAELLADSLQRSLPKFRIQKISILPHEWKDWLEATCKRNGWKHHQSPLIWRELVDQGGKGMLLGGFSDFLEHCQEYYSITSDMGTDMMLSVAAENLETNLNLIAEEQYRVSLIKPLHIWISSALSPTCSFLIPNLLSAEVFPHVLTISLHLLDLEGDEEGLQWLKMETEDLALRLLHQVTIHTDLEQAFQEADVILLLDEWWCDVTGNDEDMKIKAISDRYREYGRLIDTRAKKDVKVIVSGHSFVNLRCSLLVDNAQSIDSHQFVTLATQLENEAKAIIAKKLRVRTSDVTNVIVWGNISGSFYIDLQRARVFNYDGAIKGPAFFSQPASKILHERKWLETDFQDLVRRQRAAVASKTCRAAAMSLANGILAILKAWNGIRGPDEVLSVGVLCPGDYDLPDGIVLSVPVTFADGKWSALFDVTVGGKLKEKLQLSASELRQEKEFASGNYTILKNEEDN; this is encoded by the exons ATGGCAAAATTTGTGCTCTCTG GACAAACAGACTGTCCACTTTACGCCAAAGCGGAACTATTAGCAGACAGTCTGCAGCGATCTCTGCCTAAGTTTAGGATCCAAAAGATCTCCATCCTCCCTCATGAATGGAAG GACTGGCTGGAGGCCACCTGCAAGAGGAATGGCTGGAAACACCATCAGTCTCCTCTGATTTGGAGGGAACTGGTGGACCAAGGGGGCAAAGGGATGCTCTTGGGGGGTTTCAGTGACTTCCTAGAGCACTGTCAG GAGTACTACAGCATCACATCAGACATGGGTACAGACATGATGCTGAGTGTTGCAGCAGAGAACCTGGAAACCAACTTGAATCTTATAGCAGAGGAGCAGTATCGTGTCAGTCTTATCAAACCCCTTCACATATGGATCAGCAG TGCTCTCAGCCCGACGTGCAGCTTCCTGATCCCCAACCTGCTGTCTGCTGAGGTGTTCCCACACGTTTTGACAATCAGCCTCCACCTGCTGGACCTGGAGGGAGATGAGGAGGGATTGCAGTGGCTGAAGATGGAGACGGAGGACCTGGCACTACGTCTGCTCCATCAa GTGACTATTCATACAGATCTGGAGCAGGCCTTCCAAGAAGCGGACGTCATTCTGCTGCTGGACGAGTGGtggtgtgatgtcacagggaaCGACGAAGACATGAAGATAAAGGCGATCTCAGACAGGTACAGAGAGTACGGACGGCTGATCGACACAAGAGCCAAAAAGGACGTGAAGGTAATCGTGTCCGGCCACTCGTTCGTCAACCTGAGATGCTCGCTTCTTGTGGACAACGCGCAATCCATCGACAGCCACCAGTTCGTCACCCTGGCAACACAGCTGGAGAACGAAGCCAAGGCAATCATTGCGAAGAAGCTGAGAGTGAGGACTTCAG ATGTTACAAACGTCATAGTGTGGGGGAACATCAGTGGTAGTTTCTACATCGACCTGCAGAGGGCGAGAGTTTTCAACTATGACGGGGCAATCAAAGGCCCGGCTTTCTTTTCCCAGCCAGCCAGCAAGATTCTCCATGAAAG GAAATGGTTGGAAACAGACTTTCAAGACTTGGTGCGCCGTCAGCGTGCAGCTGTGGCTTCAAAGACGTGCCGAGCAGCCGCCATGTCGCTTGCCAACGGGATCCTCGCGATCCTCAAGGCTTGGAACGGCATTCGTGGTCCAGATGAGGTCCTGTCTGTGGGTGTACTTTGCCCAG GTGACTACGACCTCCCAGATGGCATCGTCCTCTCAGTGCCTGTGACTTTCGCAGATGGTAAATGGTCTGCGCTGTTTGACGTGACCGTTGGAGGCAAGTTGAAGGAGAAGCTTCAGCTTTCTGCAAGTGAACTCAGGCAG GAAAAAGAATTTGCATCAGGAAATTACACGATTTTAAAGAACGAAGAAGACAATTGA
- the mdh1b gene encoding putative malate dehydrogenase 1B isoform X1 yields the protein MYLFLSYSMLCIKISQFTFPVLTPSGQTDCPLYAKAELLADSLQRSLPKFRIQKISILPHEWKDWLEATCKRNGWKHHQSPLIWRELVDQGGKGMLLGGFSDFLEHCQEYYSITSDMGTDMMLSVAAENLETNLNLIAEEQYRVSLIKPLHIWISSALSPTCSFLIPNLLSAEVFPHVLTISLHLLDLEGDEEGLQWLKMETEDLALRLLHQVTIHTDLEQAFQEADVILLLDEWWCDVTGNDEDMKIKAISDRYREYGRLIDTRAKKDVKVIVSGHSFVNLRCSLLVDNAQSIDSHQFVTLATQLENEAKAIIAKKLRVRTSDVTNVIVWGNISGSFYIDLQRARVFNYDGAIKGPAFFSQPASKILHERKWLETDFQDLVRRQRAAVASKTCRAAAMSLANGILAILKAWNGIRGPDEVLSVGVLCPGDYDLPDGIVLSVPVTFADGKWSALFDVTVGGKLKEKLQLSASELRQEKEFASGNYTILKNEEDN from the exons atgtatttatttctatcATATAGCATGTTGTGTATAAAAATATCGCAATTCACATTTCCGGTTTTAACCCCGTCAGGACAAACAGACTGTCCACTTTACGCCAAAGCGGAACTATTAGCAGACAGTCTGCAGCGATCTCTGCCTAAGTTTAGGATCCAAAAGATCTCCATCCTCCCTCATGAATGGAAG GACTGGCTGGAGGCCACCTGCAAGAGGAATGGCTGGAAACACCATCAGTCTCCTCTGATTTGGAGGGAACTGGTGGACCAAGGGGGCAAAGGGATGCTCTTGGGGGGTTTCAGTGACTTCCTAGAGCACTGTCAG GAGTACTACAGCATCACATCAGACATGGGTACAGACATGATGCTGAGTGTTGCAGCAGAGAACCTGGAAACCAACTTGAATCTTATAGCAGAGGAGCAGTATCGTGTCAGTCTTATCAAACCCCTTCACATATGGATCAGCAG TGCTCTCAGCCCGACGTGCAGCTTCCTGATCCCCAACCTGCTGTCTGCTGAGGTGTTCCCACACGTTTTGACAATCAGCCTCCACCTGCTGGACCTGGAGGGAGATGAGGAGGGATTGCAGTGGCTGAAGATGGAGACGGAGGACCTGGCACTACGTCTGCTCCATCAa GTGACTATTCATACAGATCTGGAGCAGGCCTTCCAAGAAGCGGACGTCATTCTGCTGCTGGACGAGTGGtggtgtgatgtcacagggaaCGACGAAGACATGAAGATAAAGGCGATCTCAGACAGGTACAGAGAGTACGGACGGCTGATCGACACAAGAGCCAAAAAGGACGTGAAGGTAATCGTGTCCGGCCACTCGTTCGTCAACCTGAGATGCTCGCTTCTTGTGGACAACGCGCAATCCATCGACAGCCACCAGTTCGTCACCCTGGCAACACAGCTGGAGAACGAAGCCAAGGCAATCATTGCGAAGAAGCTGAGAGTGAGGACTTCAG ATGTTACAAACGTCATAGTGTGGGGGAACATCAGTGGTAGTTTCTACATCGACCTGCAGAGGGCGAGAGTTTTCAACTATGACGGGGCAATCAAAGGCCCGGCTTTCTTTTCCCAGCCAGCCAGCAAGATTCTCCATGAAAG GAAATGGTTGGAAACAGACTTTCAAGACTTGGTGCGCCGTCAGCGTGCAGCTGTGGCTTCAAAGACGTGCCGAGCAGCCGCCATGTCGCTTGCCAACGGGATCCTCGCGATCCTCAAGGCTTGGAACGGCATTCGTGGTCCAGATGAGGTCCTGTCTGTGGGTGTACTTTGCCCAG GTGACTACGACCTCCCAGATGGCATCGTCCTCTCAGTGCCTGTGACTTTCGCAGATGGTAAATGGTCTGCGCTGTTTGACGTGACCGTTGGAGGCAAGTTGAAGGAGAAGCTTCAGCTTTCTGCAAGTGAACTCAGGCAG GAAAAAGAATTTGCATCAGGAAATTACACGATTTTAAAGAACGAAGAAGACAATTGA
- the retreg2 gene encoding reticulophagy regulator 2, which produces MASGEEARRRPSVTSSSVGLEALFPAGSSEQVCGDGNPELVRLRERLQGWLSQYEPLLLWVQRLLVWERPLYSISVALTLNTLFWLLSSTSLRPLFLLSVSLLGLMLLERWKPKLPMITVQHAEAHPVQSDTMSGEQRLLSIPELSHHLAESYLTYCLYLQEMLQYKRQNHGKFCVMMCSGCFVLAVVGHYVPGIMISYIIVLSVLLWPLVVYHELIQRMYTGLEPILMKLDYSMKGDTEHRKHDKRKVKKEMEEGDEPRAETESESEEELSCFAPTVDVKTTALAMAITDSELSDEEASILESGGFSVSRATTPQLTDVSEDLDQQSLHSDPEESYLRDLPEFPSVEEFPSIEHNLLHFPLRGPGQADGAQAGAQPEGEPLSPASLLIQHLASPLHFVNTHFNGHGRPPGGEEGVLLTPGAGEGSGRQEGDEKEAAVAQGIQQSLEALSEEIVSTAISTVVQNTLSALLRSSEASEEPSLAEFLPTETPPGILESSTPPTATTANTTITTIGVSGADDLDEAITTESGTGEEMPDDTLVPTEEEDFELLDQSELEQLDEGLDLMSDRQVVGGASGAPETPPSLQHQPQS; this is translated from the exons ATGGCGAGCGGAGAGGAGGCCAGAAGACGCCCCTCGGTTACCTCCTCTTCGGTCGGCCTGGAGGCTCTGTTCCCCGCGGGGTCATCGGAGCAGGTCTGCGGGGACGGGAACCCGGAGTTAGTCCGTCTGCGGGAGCGTCTCCAGGGCTGGCTATCGCAGTAtgagccgctgctgctgtgggtGCAGAGGCTGCTGGTGTGGGAGAGGCCGTTGTACAGCATCTCTGTCGCCCTCACACTCAACACGCTATTCTG GCTCCTGTCATCCACCTCCCTGCGGCCTCTGTTCCTGCTGAGTGTGTCCCTGCTGGGACTGATGCTGCTGGAGAGATGGAAGCCCAAGTTGCCCATGATCACTG TTCAACATGCAGAGGCTCACCCTGTGCAAAG TGACACGATGAGCGGGGAGCAGCGTCTGCTCAGTATCCCTGAGCTGAGCCACCACCTGGCTGAGAGCTACCTGACCTACTGCCTGTACCTGCAGGAGATGCTGCAGTACAAACGTCAGAATCATGGGAAG TTCTGTGTGATGATGTGCAGCGGCTGTTTTGTACTCGCCGTGGTCGGTCATTATGTACCAGGAATCATGATCTCCTACATTATCG TCCTGAGCGTGCTGTTGTGGCCGCTGGTGGTGTACCATGAGCTGATCCAGAGGATGTACACGGGCTTGGAGCCGATCCTGATGAAGCTGGACTACAGCATGAAGGGAGATACGGAGCACCGCAAGCACGACAAGAGGA AGGTGAagaaggagatggaggagggcgACGAGCCAAGAGCTGAAACggagagtgagagtgaggagGAGCTGTCCTGTTTCGCTCCGACG GTGGACGTGAAGACCACAGCTCTGGCGATGGCCATCACAGACTCCGAGCTGTCGGACGAGGAGGCATCCATCTTGGAGAGTGGAGGCTTCTCTGTGTCCAGGGCCACCACTCCGCAGCTCACTGACGTCTCTGAAG ACCTGGACCAGCAGAGTTTACACAGTGACCCAGAGGAGTCCTACCTGCGGGATCTCCCCGAGTTCCCCTCAGTCGAGGAGTTCCCATCCATTGAGCACAACCTGCTCCACTTCCCTCTGCGAGGTCCCGGCCAAGCAGATGGAGCGCAGGCTGGCGCTCAACCAGAGGGAGAACCGTTAAGCCCCGCCAGCCTCCTCATCCAGCACCTGGCGTCTCCGCTCCACTTTGTGAACACACACTTCAACGGACATGGACGACCACCTGGGGGCGAGGAGGGCGTGTTGCTCACGCCAGGTGCAGGGGAGGGATCAGGGAGGCAGGAGGGAGACGAGAAGGAAGCAGCAGTAGCCCAGGGTATACAACAGTCCTTGGAGGCCTTGAGCGAGGAGATAGTGAGCACAGCCATCTCCACTGTGGTGCAAAACACTCTGTCAGCGCTGCTGCGCTCCAGCGAGGCCAGCGAGGAGCCCTCCCTGGCTGAGTTCCTTCCTACTGAAACCCCACCGGGCATTCTGGAGAGCTCCACCCCACCCACCGCCACCACTGCTAACACTACAATTACTACAATAGGCGTGTCGGGGGCTGACGACCTGGACGAGGCGATTACGACAGAAAGCGGCACCGGCGAGGAGATGCCTGATGACACACTAGTTCCGACTGAGGAAGAGGACTTTGAGCTTCTGGACCAAAGTGAACTGGAGCAGTTGGATGAGGGGTTGGACCTCATGTCTGACAGACAGGTGGTGGGAGGAGCCTCAGGAGCTCCAGAGACACCTCCGTCTCTTCAGCATCAACCACAGTCATAG
- the prkag3a gene encoding 5'-AMP-activated protein kinase subunit gamma-1 isoform X3, with protein MEPPSQVSLQGKKQQIQKQEADATVYMNFMKSHSCYDAIPTSCKLVIFDTTLPVKKAFFALVANGLRAAPLWDSKRQRFVGMLTITDFINILHCYYKSPMVQMYELESHKIETWRGDFFQNVYLPHSNHFLISITPEASLFDAIYSLLKYKIHRLPVIDPQSGNVLHILTHKRILKFLHIFGKKVPKPAFIGKQIQELGIGTFRNIATVQQTATLYDALSIFVERRVSALPVVDEQGRVVSLYARFDVINLAAQKIYNNLDMPMHEAVRRRTCFIEGVIKCYPDETLETIIDRIVKAEGTEG; from the exons ATGGAGCCTCCCTCACAG GTGTCACTCCAAGGAAAGAAGCAGCAAATACAGAAACAAG AGGCTGATGCCACAGTCTACATGAATTTCATGAAAAGCCACAGCTGCTATGACGCCATTCCAACCAGCTGTAAACTGGTCATATTTGATACCACACTACCA GTGAAGAAGGCCTTTTTTGCTCTGGTGGCAAACGGCTTGAGGGCTGCGCCTTTATGGGACAGCAAGCGACAGAGATTTGTGG GTATGCTGACGATTACTGATTTCATCAACATCCTCCATTGCTATTACAAGTCTCCAATG GTTCAAATGTACGAGCTGGAGAGCCACAAGATTGAGACATGGAGAGGTGATTTCTTTCAAA ATGTCTACTTACCGCATTCCAATCACTTCCTCATCAGTATTACCCCAGAGGCCAG CCTCTTTGATGCCATCTATTCCTTACTTAAATATAAGATCCACAGGCTGCCGGTCATCGATCCACAGTCTGGGAACGTCTTACACATTCTCACCCACAAAAGGATCCTCAAGTTCCTCCATATATTT GGGAAAAAAGTACCCAAACCTGCGTTCATTGGGAAGCAGATCCAGGAGCTTGGGATTGGAACTTTCAGGAACATCGCTACCGTTCAGCAAACAGCAACACTTTACGACGCCCTCTCCATTTTTGTGGAAAGGCGGGTGTCTGCACTGCCTGTGGTGGACGAACAAG gCAGAGTGGTGTCACTCTACGCAAGATTTGATGTGATT AATctagcagcacagaagatttaCAACAATCTGGACATGCCTATGCACGAGGCCGTTCGCAGGCGCACATGTTTCATCGAGGGAGTCATCAAGTGCTACCCTGACGAAACCCTGGAGACAATCATAGACCGTATAGTCAAAGCTGAG GGGACGGAGGGTTGA
- the prkag3a gene encoding 5'-AMP-activated protein kinase subunit gamma-1 isoform X2, translated as MEPPSQVSLQGKKQQIQKQEADATVYMNFMKSHSCYDAIPTSCKLVIFDTTLPVKKAFFALVANGLRAAPLWDSKRQRFVGMLTITDFINILHCYYKSPMVQMYELESHKIETWRDVYLPHSNHFLISITPEASLFDAIYSLLKYKIHRLPVIDPQSGNVLHILTHKRILKFLHIFGKKVPKPAFIGKQIQELGIGTFRNIATVQQTATLYDALSIFVERRVSALPVVDEQGRVVSLYARFDVINLAAQKIYNNLDMPMHEAVRRRTCFIEGVIKCYPDETLETIIDRIVKAEVHRLVLVDRADVVKGIISLSDLLQAMVLTPAGIDALLS; from the exons ATGGAGCCTCCCTCACAG GTGTCACTCCAAGGAAAGAAGCAGCAAATACAGAAACAAG AGGCTGATGCCACAGTCTACATGAATTTCATGAAAAGCCACAGCTGCTATGACGCCATTCCAACCAGCTGTAAACTGGTCATATTTGATACCACACTACCA GTGAAGAAGGCCTTTTTTGCTCTGGTGGCAAACGGCTTGAGGGCTGCGCCTTTATGGGACAGCAAGCGACAGAGATTTGTGG GTATGCTGACGATTACTGATTTCATCAACATCCTCCATTGCTATTACAAGTCTCCAATG GTTCAAATGTACGAGCTGGAGAGCCACAAGATTGAGACATGGAGAG ATGTCTACTTACCGCATTCCAATCACTTCCTCATCAGTATTACCCCAGAGGCCAG CCTCTTTGATGCCATCTATTCCTTACTTAAATATAAGATCCACAGGCTGCCGGTCATCGATCCACAGTCTGGGAACGTCTTACACATTCTCACCCACAAAAGGATCCTCAAGTTCCTCCATATATTT GGGAAAAAAGTACCCAAACCTGCGTTCATTGGGAAGCAGATCCAGGAGCTTGGGATTGGAACTTTCAGGAACATCGCTACCGTTCAGCAAACAGCAACACTTTACGACGCCCTCTCCATTTTTGTGGAAAGGCGGGTGTCTGCACTGCCTGTGGTGGACGAACAAG gCAGAGTGGTGTCACTCTACGCAAGATTTGATGTGATT AATctagcagcacagaagatttaCAACAATCTGGACATGCCTATGCACGAGGCCGTTCGCAGGCGCACATGTTTCATCGAGGGAGTCATCAAGTGCTACCCTGACGAAACCCTGGAGACAATCATAGACCGTATAGTCAAAGCTGAG GTCCATCGGCTGGTCCTGGTGGACAGAGCTGATGTGGTCAAGGGCATCATCTCTTTGTCTGACCTGCTGCAGGCCATGGTCTTAACCCCTGCAGGTATTGATGCCCTTTTGTCCTAA
- the prkag3a gene encoding 5'-AMP-activated protein kinase subunit gamma-1 isoform X1, whose protein sequence is MEPPSQVSLQGKKQQIQKQEADATVYMNFMKSHSCYDAIPTSCKLVIFDTTLPVKKAFFALVANGLRAAPLWDSKRQRFVGMLTITDFINILHCYYKSPMVQMYELESHKIETWRGDFFQNVYLPHSNHFLISITPEASLFDAIYSLLKYKIHRLPVIDPQSGNVLHILTHKRILKFLHIFGKKVPKPAFIGKQIQELGIGTFRNIATVQQTATLYDALSIFVERRVSALPVVDEQGRVVSLYARFDVINLAAQKIYNNLDMPMHEAVRRRTCFIEGVIKCYPDETLETIIDRIVKAEVHRLVLVDRADVVKGIISLSDLLQAMVLTPAGIDALLS, encoded by the exons ATGGAGCCTCCCTCACAG GTGTCACTCCAAGGAAAGAAGCAGCAAATACAGAAACAAG AGGCTGATGCCACAGTCTACATGAATTTCATGAAAAGCCACAGCTGCTATGACGCCATTCCAACCAGCTGTAAACTGGTCATATTTGATACCACACTACCA GTGAAGAAGGCCTTTTTTGCTCTGGTGGCAAACGGCTTGAGGGCTGCGCCTTTATGGGACAGCAAGCGACAGAGATTTGTGG GTATGCTGACGATTACTGATTTCATCAACATCCTCCATTGCTATTACAAGTCTCCAATG GTTCAAATGTACGAGCTGGAGAGCCACAAGATTGAGACATGGAGAGGTGATTTCTTTCAAA ATGTCTACTTACCGCATTCCAATCACTTCCTCATCAGTATTACCCCAGAGGCCAG CCTCTTTGATGCCATCTATTCCTTACTTAAATATAAGATCCACAGGCTGCCGGTCATCGATCCACAGTCTGGGAACGTCTTACACATTCTCACCCACAAAAGGATCCTCAAGTTCCTCCATATATTT GGGAAAAAAGTACCCAAACCTGCGTTCATTGGGAAGCAGATCCAGGAGCTTGGGATTGGAACTTTCAGGAACATCGCTACCGTTCAGCAAACAGCAACACTTTACGACGCCCTCTCCATTTTTGTGGAAAGGCGGGTGTCTGCACTGCCTGTGGTGGACGAACAAG gCAGAGTGGTGTCACTCTACGCAAGATTTGATGTGATT AATctagcagcacagaagatttaCAACAATCTGGACATGCCTATGCACGAGGCCGTTCGCAGGCGCACATGTTTCATCGAGGGAGTCATCAAGTGCTACCCTGACGAAACCCTGGAGACAATCATAGACCGTATAGTCAAAGCTGAG GTCCATCGGCTGGTCCTGGTGGACAGAGCTGATGTGGTCAAGGGCATCATCTCTTTGTCTGACCTGCTGCAGGCCATGGTCTTAACCCCTGCAGGTATTGATGCCCTTTTGTCCTAA
- the cnppd1 gene encoding protein CNPPD1, translating to MDFDALFNEKTFQFSDFQEFTFLPGHQKLTERVRKRLYYGLDKDVSLDALSCPVTDIAVEIFQKSAPSPIRKLQKKYAAHVSREACISPCAMMLALVYIERLRHRNPEYLQKISSSDLFLISMMVASKYLYDEGEEEEVFNDEWGAAGKLDVKTVNNLEMNFLNAIEWSLYTEPNDLFDILSQLETSIAERQGMKRGWFTYTDLCVLLEHSAWSQALAAIYQHFTKVSCMLGLVYLTSVAGLIATSAVLHQLSLSRSGQSLLPPPPEISPAHLQTSNLNTEPPPAAPRPPCCVLANKSVNRQTSALGTDQDHGQSAPPAPSQSSILCLWGSLLASMGHIHPETDSEMEAPHTWSPVSFICPGCLATLPPLQCGLRNTSTLSTYGPLDNHQHHAPWLPSSLLGGAEPSLNSRLGVFPPVQLGPCHPESMLPVDKAQALLMPG from the exons ATGGATTTCGACGCTTTATTTAACGAGAAGACATTTCAGTTTTCGGACTTCCAGGAGTTTACG TTTCTCCCTGGACACCAGAAGTTGACTGAACGAGTGAGGAAGCGACTGTATTACGGCCTGGATAAAGATGTTTCCTTAGATGCTCTCTCCTGCCCTGTTACAG ATATCGCCGTTGAAATCTTCCAGAAGTCTGCCCCAAGCCCAATACGAAAGCTTCAGAAGAAGTATGCAGCTCATGTTTCCAG GGAGGCGTGCATCTCTCCATGTGCCATGATGCTGGCTCTAGTTTACATAGAAAGGCTCCGACACAGAAACCCTGAATACCTCCAAAAGATCTCCTCGTCCGACCTCTTCCTGATCTCCATG ATGGTTGCCAGCAAGTACCTGTACGacgaaggagaggaggaggaggttttCAACGACGAGTGGGGCGCAGCCGGGAAGTTGGACGTCAAAACTGTCAACAACCTGGAGATGAACTTCTTGAATGCcatt GAGTGGAGCCTCTACACAGAGCCAAATGACTTGTTTGATATACTAAGTCAACTCGAAACCAG CATTGCGGAGCGGCAGGGGATGAAGCGCGGCTGGTTCACCTACACAGACCTCTGTGTGCTACTGGAGCACTCAGCGTGGAGTCAAGCCCTCGCAGCCATCTACCAGCACTTTACCAAG gtatccTGTATGCTCGGCCTCGTCTATCTCACCAGTGTGGCCGGCCTCATTGCCACCAGCGCTGTGCTGCACCAGCTCAGCCTCTCCAGAAGTGGCCAGTCCCTGCTTCCACCTCCACCTGAGATTAGCCCGGCCCATCTTCAGACCTCCAACCTCAACACGGAACCTCCTCCTGCAGCCCCGCGCCCCCCCTGTTGTGTTCTGGCCAACAAGAGCGTGAACCGTCAGACCAGCGCACTTGGAACGGACCAGGATCACGGACAAAGCGCCCCGCCGGCCCCGTCACAGTCATCGATATTGTGTCTCTGGGGTTCCCTCCTTGCCTCCATGGGTCATATACACCCTGAGACAGATTCTGAGATGGAAGCTCCACACACCTGGTCTCCTGTGTCCTTCATCTGTCCCGGCTGTCTTGCaaccctccctcctcttcagtGCGGGCTTAGGAACACCTCAACACTCTCCACCTACGGTCCCCTTGATAACCACCAGCATCATGCACCATGGCTGCCCTCCAGCCTCCTCGGAGGGGCGGAGCCAAGCCTGAACTCACGCCTGGGGGTGTTCCCCCCCGTACAGCTGGGACCCTGCCATCCAGAGTCGATGCTGCCTGTAGACAAAGCTCAAGCCCTGCTCATGCCTGGTTAG